A portion of the Ricinus communis isolate WT05 ecotype wild-type chromosome 10, ASM1957865v1, whole genome shotgun sequence genome contains these proteins:
- the LOC125368618 gene encoding protein CNGC15c-like isoform X2, with amino-acid sequence MILDPRGPLIQTWNKIFFAACLTSLFIDPLFFLLPQVKEDICIHVSIPLEAAFTVIRSLADLVYIIHISVRFRMAYVAPSSRVFGRGELVVNPSKIASRYLHRDFWLDILVALPVPQLLIWGVIPSLSGPSMAHTRTVIRISIIIQYLLRLYLIFPLSSQINKATGLVLETAWAGAAYNLVLYMLASHVLGCLWYLLAIERQEDCWRKVCGLEQGECYYSFIDCSLLDDPGRSSWLTLSNVSNLCDPSSGFFEFGIFSDALSFRVTSSSFFKKFFYCLWWALRNLNSLGQGLSTGPYLGEIIYAMIVGIVSLMLFGLLIGNMQRYLQSSSARLEQWRIFKTDTERWMRHRQLPHEMKERVRRYNQHRWCATRGVDEEAILKSLPMDLRRVIKRHLCLDLVRKVQLFNMMDEQMLDAICERLKPCLYDQGTCLDREGDPVNEMLFIIRGHLDSYTTNGGRADFFNSCLIVPGDFCGEELLTWALDPRSSSNVTLPSSTRTAIAITDVEAFALMAEDLKFVASQFRRLNSKQLRHVFRFHSPHWRTWAACFIQAAWFRYKRRKEEDELHRIKSKSGLEVDPTPSSLLQVATNFTMYASKLAASTRRGGSKPEDPDFTVEK; translated from the exons ATGATTTTAGATCCTCGAGGACCTCTTATACAGACATGGAACAAAATCTTCTTTGCTGCATGTTTGACTTCGTTATTTATAGACCCTTTGTTCTTTTTGTTACCTCAAGTTAAGGAGGATATTTGCATTCATGTTTCTATCCCGCTTGAGGCTGCTTTTACAGTTATCAGGTcattagctgatttagttTACATCATTCATATCTCCGTTCGGTTTCGCATGGCTTACGTTGCCCCTTCATCTCGAGTGTTTGGGAGAGGAGAGCTAGTTGTAAATCCTTCAAAGATTGCTTCAAGGTACCTTCACAGGGATTTTTGGCTCGACATTTTAGTTGCTCTACCTGTTCCCCAG TTGCTGATCTGGGGTGTCATCCCAAGTTTAAGTGGTCCATCAATGGCCCATACAAGAACTGTTATTCGCATCAGTATCATAATTCAGTATCTTCTAAGGCTATATCTTATCTTTCCCCTGTCATCTCAAATCAACAAGGCGACTGGTCTCGTCTTAGAAACAGCATGGGCTGGAGCAGCTTATAATCTGGTCCTCTATATGTTGGCAAGCCAT GTTTTGGGATGCTTGTGGTACCTCCTAGCAATTGAAAGGCAGGAAGACTGTTGGAGAAAAGTTTGTGGTCTTGAGCAAGGGGAATGctattattcatttatagaCTGCAGTCTGTTGGACGACCCTGGCAGATCATCTTGGTTGACATTGAGCAATGTCTCGAACCTATGTGATCCAAGTAGTGGATTCTTCGAGTTTGGCATTTTCAGTGATGCATTGTCTTTTCGAGTAACATCCTCGAGCTTCTTCAAGAAATTCTTCTACTGTCTTTGGTGGGCGCTGAGGAATTTGAA CTCTCTAGGACAGGGACTCTCCACAGGCCCTTATCTTGGAGAAATAATATATGCCATGATAGTAGGAATTGTTTCCTTAATGCTTTTTGGACTGCTAATTGGAAACATGCAA AGATATCTTCAGTCCAGCAGCGCAAGACTGGAACAGTGGAGGATTTTCAAGACTGATACAGAGCGATGGATGAGACATAGGCAGCTTCCCCATGAAATGAAAGAGAGAGTTCGAAGATATAATCAACACAGATGGTGTGCAACTCGAGGAGTTGATGAAGAGGCTATTCTGAAAAGCCTCCCCATGGATCTCAGACGAGTAATCAAGCGACACCTCTGCCTTGATCTTGTTAGAAAA GTTCAACTCTTTAATATGATGGATGAGCAGATGCTAGATGCTATATGTGAAAGGCTGAAACCATGTCTGTATGACCAAGGGACCTGCCTAGATCGCGAAGGCGATCCTGTTAATGAGATGCTTTTCATTATCAGAGGTCATTTAGACTCTTACACCACCAATGGTGGTCGTGCTGATTTCTTCAATTCATGCCTTATTGTGCCTGGCGATTTTTGCGGCGAGGAACTATTAACCTGGGCACTAGACCCTCGTTCGAGTTCAAATGTTACTCTCCCTTCATCCACACGCACAGCTATTGCCATCACCGACGTGGAAGCTTTCGCCTTAATGGCTGAGGACTTAAAGTTTGTAGCATCTCAATTTCGCAGGCTGAACAGCAAACAACTCAGACACGTCTTCAGGTTTCACTCTCCACATTGGAGAACATGGGCTGCTTGCTTTATACAAGCAGCTTGGTTTCGGTATAAAAGAAGGAAGGAGGAAGATGAGTTGCATAGAATCAAGAGCAAGTCTGGACTGGAGGTGGACCCAACACCTTCATCTTTGCTTCAGGTTGCCACTAACTTCACTATGTATGCATCAAAATTAGCAGCAAGCACTAGAAGAGGTGGATCCAAGCCAGAAGATCCTGATTTTACagttgaaaaataa
- the LOC125368618 gene encoding protein CNGC15b-like isoform X1, translated as MAPGISTRFRKDVEVGKFTLPRKLITTPALNKSDKVSGCKNLPRKVLSRVFSEDYEYDAADSMILDPRGPLIQTWNKIFFAACLTSLFIDPLFFLLPQVKEDICIHVSIPLEAAFTVIRSLADLVYIIHISVRFRMAYVAPSSRVFGRGELVVNPSKIASRYLHRDFWLDILVALPVPQLLIWGVIPSLSGPSMAHTRTVIRISIIIQYLLRLYLIFPLSSQINKATGLVLETAWAGAAYNLVLYMLASHVLGCLWYLLAIERQEDCWRKVCGLEQGECYYSFIDCSLLDDPGRSSWLTLSNVSNLCDPSSGFFEFGIFSDALSFRVTSSSFFKKFFYCLWWALRNLNSLGQGLSTGPYLGEIIYAMIVGIVSLMLFGLLIGNMQRYLQSSSARLEQWRIFKTDTERWMRHRQLPHEMKERVRRYNQHRWCATRGVDEEAILKSLPMDLRRVIKRHLCLDLVRKVQLFNMMDEQMLDAICERLKPCLYDQGTCLDREGDPVNEMLFIIRGHLDSYTTNGGRADFFNSCLIVPGDFCGEELLTWALDPRSSSNVTLPSSTRTAIAITDVEAFALMAEDLKFVASQFRRLNSKQLRHVFRFHSPHWRTWAACFIQAAWFRYKRRKEEDELHRIKSKSGLEVDPTPSSLLQVATNFTMYASKLAASTRRGGSKPEDPDFTVEK; from the exons ATGGCTCCTGGCATATCGACAAG GTTTCGGAAAGATGTTGAAGTAGGAAAATTCACATTACCAAGAAAACTCATCACAACTCCTGCCTTAAACAAGTCCGATAAGGTTTCAGGATGCAAGAACTTACCCCGAAAAGTACTGTCAAGAGTTTTCTCTGAGGATTATGAATATGATGCGGCAGATAGTATGATTTTAGATCCTCGAGGACCTCTTATACAGACATGGAACAAAATCTTCTTTGCTGCATGTTTGACTTCGTTATTTATAGACCCTTTGTTCTTTTTGTTACCTCAAGTTAAGGAGGATATTTGCATTCATGTTTCTATCCCGCTTGAGGCTGCTTTTACAGTTATCAGGTcattagctgatttagttTACATCATTCATATCTCCGTTCGGTTTCGCATGGCTTACGTTGCCCCTTCATCTCGAGTGTTTGGGAGAGGAGAGCTAGTTGTAAATCCTTCAAAGATTGCTTCAAGGTACCTTCACAGGGATTTTTGGCTCGACATTTTAGTTGCTCTACCTGTTCCCCAG TTGCTGATCTGGGGTGTCATCCCAAGTTTAAGTGGTCCATCAATGGCCCATACAAGAACTGTTATTCGCATCAGTATCATAATTCAGTATCTTCTAAGGCTATATCTTATCTTTCCCCTGTCATCTCAAATCAACAAGGCGACTGGTCTCGTCTTAGAAACAGCATGGGCTGGAGCAGCTTATAATCTGGTCCTCTATATGTTGGCAAGCCAT GTTTTGGGATGCTTGTGGTACCTCCTAGCAATTGAAAGGCAGGAAGACTGTTGGAGAAAAGTTTGTGGTCTTGAGCAAGGGGAATGctattattcatttatagaCTGCAGTCTGTTGGACGACCCTGGCAGATCATCTTGGTTGACATTGAGCAATGTCTCGAACCTATGTGATCCAAGTAGTGGATTCTTCGAGTTTGGCATTTTCAGTGATGCATTGTCTTTTCGAGTAACATCCTCGAGCTTCTTCAAGAAATTCTTCTACTGTCTTTGGTGGGCGCTGAGGAATTTGAA CTCTCTAGGACAGGGACTCTCCACAGGCCCTTATCTTGGAGAAATAATATATGCCATGATAGTAGGAATTGTTTCCTTAATGCTTTTTGGACTGCTAATTGGAAACATGCAA AGATATCTTCAGTCCAGCAGCGCAAGACTGGAACAGTGGAGGATTTTCAAGACTGATACAGAGCGATGGATGAGACATAGGCAGCTTCCCCATGAAATGAAAGAGAGAGTTCGAAGATATAATCAACACAGATGGTGTGCAACTCGAGGAGTTGATGAAGAGGCTATTCTGAAAAGCCTCCCCATGGATCTCAGACGAGTAATCAAGCGACACCTCTGCCTTGATCTTGTTAGAAAA GTTCAACTCTTTAATATGATGGATGAGCAGATGCTAGATGCTATATGTGAAAGGCTGAAACCATGTCTGTATGACCAAGGGACCTGCCTAGATCGCGAAGGCGATCCTGTTAATGAGATGCTTTTCATTATCAGAGGTCATTTAGACTCTTACACCACCAATGGTGGTCGTGCTGATTTCTTCAATTCATGCCTTATTGTGCCTGGCGATTTTTGCGGCGAGGAACTATTAACCTGGGCACTAGACCCTCGTTCGAGTTCAAATGTTACTCTCCCTTCATCCACACGCACAGCTATTGCCATCACCGACGTGGAAGCTTTCGCCTTAATGGCTGAGGACTTAAAGTTTGTAGCATCTCAATTTCGCAGGCTGAACAGCAAACAACTCAGACACGTCTTCAGGTTTCACTCTCCACATTGGAGAACATGGGCTGCTTGCTTTATACAAGCAGCTTGGTTTCGGTATAAAAGAAGGAAGGAGGAAGATGAGTTGCATAGAATCAAGAGCAAGTCTGGACTGGAGGTGGACCCAACACCTTCATCTTTGCTTCAGGTTGCCACTAACTTCACTATGTATGCATCAAAATTAGCAGCAAGCACTAGAAGAGGTGGATCCAAGCCAGAAGATCCTGATTTTACagttgaaaaataa
- the LOC8284518 gene encoding RNA-binding protein CP29B, chloroplastic: MSTASASSLVLPSLNPKTLSLCNPNKPISLSFKLHAKPISIPSSLFSSFVPLQQQPYSSSSRFVPSVAISSEFGQEEDVSSDGDESSFSQDLKLFVGNLPFNVDSAQLAGLFESAGNVEMVEVIYDKVTGRSRGFGFVTMSSIDEVEAAAQQFNGYELEGRALRVNSGPPPQRESSFSRSPRFGGGGGGGGGESLEGNRLYVGNLSWSVDNLALESFFSEQGKVVDAKVVYDRESGRSRGFGFVTYSSAEEVENAIDSLNGAELDGRAIRVSVAEARPRRQF; encoded by the exons ATGTCTACCGCTTCTGCCTCTTCTCTTGTTCTCCCTTCTCTCAATCCCAAAACCCTTTCTTTATGTAACCCTAATAAACCCATTTCACTCTCTTTCAAGCTCCATGCAAAACCAATCTCAATTCCCTCTTCACTTTTCAGTTCCTTTGTACCTCTCCAGCAGCAAccctattcttcttcttctcggTTCGTTCCGAGCGTTGCCATTTCTTCTGAATTTGGACAAGAAGAGGATGTTTCTAGTGATGGAGACGAGTCTAGTTTCTCTCAAGACCTTAAATTGTTTGTGGGTAATCTTCCTTTTAATGTTGACAGTGCTCAGCTTGCTGGTTTGTTTGAAAGCGCTGGAAATGTTGAGATGGTTGag GTGATATATGACAAAGTAACTGGAAGAAGCAGAGGATTTGGTTTTGTGACCATGTCATCTATTGATGAAGTTGAAGCTGCTGCTCAGCAGTTCAATGGCTAT GAACTTGAAGGGAGGGCACTGAGGGTTAATTCTGGACCTCCTCCCCAGCGGGAATCTTCCTTCTCTAGAAGCCCAAGGTTTggcggcggcggcggcggTGGCGGCGGCGAATCTCTTGAAGGCAACAGGTTATATGTTGGTAACCTTTCTTGGAGTGTTGATAACTTGGCACTTGAGAGCTTTTTCAGTGAGCAAGGGAAGGTTGTGGATGCTAAGGTGGTCTACGACAGGGAGAGTGGTAGATCAAGGGGCTTTGGTTTTGTTACTTATAGTTCTGCTGAAGAGGTTGAAAATGCCATTGATTCCTTGAACGGCGCT GAATTGGATGGCAGAGCAATTCGTGTGTCTGTTGCAGAAGCTAGGCCAAGGCGTCAATTTTGA
- the LOC8284517 gene encoding putative F-box/FBD/LRR-repeat protein At4g03220 produces the protein MADQAIQACSEIEPDRFSTLPDELIHHILSFLNIDDILRATCLSKRWRDLCLLNSSITIDSSLIRQSGIDPSDITKSLYLFLFRRGYVKITSLCMVWSSFYLSYRAVIYLLYSFACEVEEIKLRLMENTDIYSLPRELYRCQSLRSLSLDLGYGSVKFPSTFTFTNLEHLHLKDMKIHDGFGEWISTCRTIKKLYLEETYGMENINIESSSLELFELINDSNSRLVNISVSGDRIESLSVQWNFNSSTGKLLRFRTPNLKYFRWSGNFVSQITMQNLLHLESAVLSLIPAKEYTSPISCNLLGSVESTKTLHIDGETIMDLYEHGCLTRPSYDVQNLFIHVNEDEDLNVTFFPPAIVSLLTGVHNLKTLCIQGENSDNKRSLLPFEGCGLDTRYWESQNLPCFDELEKVKLAVFNGGNELELGKYLLKHAKYLKEMIIFHFASLPSHVNERLNQFKLASDQMASIVVFKTK, from the exons ATGGCAGACCAGGCAATTCAAGCTTGCTCGGAGATAGAGCCCGACAGATTTAGTACTCTTCCTGATGAACTTATTCACCACATTCTTTCGTTCCTTAATATAGATGACATTCTCAGAGCGACCTGCTTGTCGAAAAGATGGAGAGATCTATGCCTTTTGAACTCATCCATAACTATTGATTCATCGTTGATAAGGCAATCTGGTATCGACCCCTCTGATATAACAAAATCTCTGTACTTGTTCTTGTTTCGCCGAGGTTATGTAAAGATTACAAGTCTTTGTATGGTTTGGAGTTCTTTCTACCTCAGCTATCGAGCTGTGATATATTTGCTCTACTCATTCGCATGTGAAGTTGAAGAAATCAAGCTTAGATTAATGGAAAACACTGATATTTATTCCTTGCCAAGGGAACTCTATAGATGTCAATCTTTGCGGTCTTTGAGTTTGGATCTTGGGTATGGATCGGTTAAATTCCCTTCTACGTTCACATTCACTAATCTTGAGCACTTGCATCTGAAAGACATGAAAATCCACGATGGTTTTGGAGAATGGATTTCGACCTGTCGCACTATCAAGAAACTATATCTTGAAGAAACTTATGGGATGGAGAACATCAACATCGAGAGTTCGTCCTTGGAACTTTTCGAACTCATAAATGATTCTAACTCTAGACTCGTCAATATCAGTGTTTCAGGTGACAGAATTGAGTCATTATCTGTGCAGTGGAATTTCAACTCTTCTACAGGCAAATTGTTGAGATTTCGCACTCCCAATCTTAAGTACTTCAGATGGAGTGGAAATTTTGTATCTCAAATTACAATGCAAAATTTGTTGCATTTAGAATCTGCAGTGTTGTCTCTTATTCCTGCTAAGGAATACACCTCTCCTATTTCGTGCAACCTACTTGGCAGTGTGGAAAGTACTAAAACTCTACACATTGATGGCGAAACTATAATG GATCTATATGAGCATGGTTGCTTGACAAGGCCATCCTATGATGTACAAAACTTATTCATACATGTCAATGAAGATGAGGATTTAAATGTAACATTCTTTCCTCCAGCAATTGTATCTCTTCTTACTGGAGTGCATAACTTGAAAACTTTATGCATCCAAGGGGAAAACTCTGAC AATAAGAGAAGTTTACTACCTTTTGAAGGATGCGGGCTTGATACGAGGTATTGGGAAAGCCAAAACTTGCCATGTTTTGATGAATTGGAGAAAGTAAAGTTGGCCGTTTTCAATGGAGGAAACGAATTGGAGCTTGGAAAATATTTGCTAAAGCATGCTAAATATCTCAAGGAGATGATCATCTTTCACTTTGCTTCTTTACCATCTCATGTTAACGAGAGGTTAAACCAATTCAAATTGGCCTCTGATCAGATGGCATCTATAGTTGTTTTCAagacaaaataa
- the LOC8284516 gene encoding synaptotagmin-3 isoform X1: MGIFSNLLGIIGFGIGISIGLLVGFFLFIYFEPQYVKEPIIRKLHELDTNSMLDVLPEIPMWVKHPDYDRIDWLNKFISDLWPYLDKAVCSLISSTANPIFAEYTDKFFMKSIDFKSLSLGTLPPIIHGIKVHETNEKELLIEPAIKWAGNSDITLVFKFLSLPIIVQLLDVQVSAAPRITLRPLVPTFPCFASVVVSLLEKPHIDFGLKLLGADVMAIPGLYQFVQELIAKQIASLYLWPQALDIPILDGSVGAIKKPVGILHVKIVRALKLLKMDLLGTSDPFVKLSLSGERLPAKKTSIKMKNLNPEWNEHFKLIVKDPDSQVLQLHVYDWEKVGTHDKLGMQVVPLRLLSPCETKRLTLDLVKNTNRNDPHNKKHRGKLVVEMTFNPFKEDNNRFSGPLDSYERKGSSIGRIPEDISLYRGGLLLVTVQRAEDVEGRHHNNPYALVIFRGEQKKTKLIKKTRDPSWNEEFQFVLGEAPLQEKIHIEVMSRRTGFSFRPKEMLGYVDINLVDVVYNGRINEKYHLINSKNGIIIVDIRWKAL, translated from the exons ATGGGAATTTTCAGTAATTTACTAGGAATTATAGGATTTGGAATTGGAATTTCAATTGGTCTTTTAGttggtttctttttattcatttatttcgAACCTCAATATGTTAAG GAACCAATAATCAGGAAGCTTCATGAATTGGACACTAACTCTATGCTTGATGTTTTGCCAGAGATTCCTATGTGGGTGAAGCATCCTGATTATGACCGA ATTGACTGGTTAAATAAGTTTATATCCGATTTGTGGCCGTATCTTGACAAG GCCGTATGCAGTCTAATAAGCAGCACAGCTAATCCAATTTTTGCAGAGTATACCgacaagttttttatgaagtCTATAGATTTTAAAAGCTTGAGTCTTGGTACTCTTCCTCCTATAATTCATG GTATCAAAGTGCATGAAACTAATGAAAAAGAACTACTAATTGAGCCTGCAATCAAATGGGCTGGAAATTCTGACATTACTCTGGTGTTCAAATTCTTATCTTTACCAATCATAGTACAG CTGTTGGATGTTCAAGTTTCTGCAGCACCAAGGATAACCTTAAGACCTCTTGTGCCTACTTTCCCTTGCTTTGCCAGTGTAGTAGTTTCCTTGCTAGAAAAG CCACATATAGACTTCGGATTGAAACTGCTTGGAGCTGATGTTATGGCAATTCCTGGCCTGTATCAATTTGTTCAG GAATTAATTGCAAAACAAATTGCTAGTCTCTATCTCTGGCCACAAGCACTTGACATACCGATTCTTGATGGTTCAGT AGGGGCTATTAAGAAGCCTGTGGGCATATTGCATGTGAAGATCGTACGAGCACTTAAACTCTTGAAGATGGATTTGCTGGGAACTTCTGATCCTTTTGTTAAACTCAGCCTGTCTGGAGAAAGGCTTCCAGCAAAGAAAACTTCTATTAAGATGAAGAACCTTAACCCCGAGTGGAATGAGCACTTCAAGCTTATTGTCAAGGATCCTGACTCTCAAGTTCTTCAATTGCATGTTTATGACTGGGAAAAG GTTGGAACTCATGATAAGTTGGGGATGCAAGTAGTTCCATTGAGATTACTTAGTCCTTGTGAAACTAAAAGATTGACACTTGACTTGGTCAAGAACACAAATCGCAACGATCCTCATAACAAAAAACATAGAGGCAAGCTTGTTGTGGAGATGACATTTAATCCTTTCAAAGAAGATAATAATAGATTTAGCGGTCCTTTAGATAGTTACGAGAGGAAAGGAAGTAGCATTGGAAGAATTCCTGAAGACATTTCATTATATAGAGGTGGTTTGCTTTTAGTTACAGTTCAAAGAGCCGAGGATGTTGAGGGAAGGCATCACAATAACCCTTATGCATTGGTTATCTTCAGGggagaacaaaagaaaactaag CTGATCAAGAAAACTCGAGACCCGAGTTGGAATGAAGAATTCCAGTTTGTACTAGGAGAAGCTCCATTGCAGGAAAAGATCCATATTGAAGTGATGAGTAGGAGGACAGGATTCAGCTTCCGACCCAAG GAAATGTTGGGGTATGTGGATATTAATCTTGTGGATGTGGTGTACAATGGGCGCATCAATGAGAAGTATCATCTCATCAATTCCAAAAATGGAATAATAATTGTTGATATTAGATGGAAGGCTCTATGA
- the LOC8284516 gene encoding synaptotagmin-3 isoform X2: MKSIDFKSLSLGTLPPIIHGIKVHETNEKELLIEPAIKWAGNSDITLVFKFLSLPIIVQLLDVQVSAAPRITLRPLVPTFPCFASVVVSLLEKPHIDFGLKLLGADVMAIPGLYQFVQELIAKQIASLYLWPQALDIPILDGSVGAIKKPVGILHVKIVRALKLLKMDLLGTSDPFVKLSLSGERLPAKKTSIKMKNLNPEWNEHFKLIVKDPDSQVLQLHVYDWEKVGTHDKLGMQVVPLRLLSPCETKRLTLDLVKNTNRNDPHNKKHRGKLVVEMTFNPFKEDNNRFSGPLDSYERKGSSIGRIPEDISLYRGGLLLVTVQRAEDVEGRHHNNPYALVIFRGEQKKTKLIKKTRDPSWNEEFQFVLGEAPLQEKIHIEVMSRRTGFSFRPKEMLGYVDINLVDVVYNGRINEKYHLINSKNGIIIVDIRWKAL, from the exons atgaagtCTATAGATTTTAAAAGCTTGAGTCTTGGTACTCTTCCTCCTATAATTCATG GTATCAAAGTGCATGAAACTAATGAAAAAGAACTACTAATTGAGCCTGCAATCAAATGGGCTGGAAATTCTGACATTACTCTGGTGTTCAAATTCTTATCTTTACCAATCATAGTACAG CTGTTGGATGTTCAAGTTTCTGCAGCACCAAGGATAACCTTAAGACCTCTTGTGCCTACTTTCCCTTGCTTTGCCAGTGTAGTAGTTTCCTTGCTAGAAAAG CCACATATAGACTTCGGATTGAAACTGCTTGGAGCTGATGTTATGGCAATTCCTGGCCTGTATCAATTTGTTCAG GAATTAATTGCAAAACAAATTGCTAGTCTCTATCTCTGGCCACAAGCACTTGACATACCGATTCTTGATGGTTCAGT AGGGGCTATTAAGAAGCCTGTGGGCATATTGCATGTGAAGATCGTACGAGCACTTAAACTCTTGAAGATGGATTTGCTGGGAACTTCTGATCCTTTTGTTAAACTCAGCCTGTCTGGAGAAAGGCTTCCAGCAAAGAAAACTTCTATTAAGATGAAGAACCTTAACCCCGAGTGGAATGAGCACTTCAAGCTTATTGTCAAGGATCCTGACTCTCAAGTTCTTCAATTGCATGTTTATGACTGGGAAAAG GTTGGAACTCATGATAAGTTGGGGATGCAAGTAGTTCCATTGAGATTACTTAGTCCTTGTGAAACTAAAAGATTGACACTTGACTTGGTCAAGAACACAAATCGCAACGATCCTCATAACAAAAAACATAGAGGCAAGCTTGTTGTGGAGATGACATTTAATCCTTTCAAAGAAGATAATAATAGATTTAGCGGTCCTTTAGATAGTTACGAGAGGAAAGGAAGTAGCATTGGAAGAATTCCTGAAGACATTTCATTATATAGAGGTGGTTTGCTTTTAGTTACAGTTCAAAGAGCCGAGGATGTTGAGGGAAGGCATCACAATAACCCTTATGCATTGGTTATCTTCAGGggagaacaaaagaaaactaag CTGATCAAGAAAACTCGAGACCCGAGTTGGAATGAAGAATTCCAGTTTGTACTAGGAGAAGCTCCATTGCAGGAAAAGATCCATATTGAAGTGATGAGTAGGAGGACAGGATTCAGCTTCCGACCCAAG GAAATGTTGGGGTATGTGGATATTAATCTTGTGGATGTGGTGTACAATGGGCGCATCAATGAGAAGTATCATCTCATCAATTCCAAAAATGGAATAATAATTGTTGATATTAGATGGAAGGCTCTATGA